The uncultured Roseibium sp. genome contains a region encoding:
- a CDS encoding FAD-dependent oxidoreductase: MPGKNGGSLDIGSYWEASVGEIFEDPSLMGSALFDVAVIGAGYAGLSAALRLAEAGASVCVLDAKRVGWGASGRNGGFCCFGGSKLSEGDLIKRYGLAEARKFVLYQIEAMEKVAKRLDAWKLDVDRHSKGEMMLAHRPSELQAFEEEAAFLKKYFGYQPKLYSRAELAERGIAGPEFHGGLHVPFGFALNPMKYVQGLATKVREKGGRVFSRSPVEAIERDGNRWFLALPDGSVIARKVILAGNGYAREDVPNWLFGRTLPAMSSVMVTRPLTEDELAAQGWTSDLMAADTRTLLHYFRLLPDRRFLFGTRGGIFETEQALSAMQRRGRADFDRMFPEWRHVKTEYSWYGHVCLTRNLTPYVGPVPGMEGVFAAMAWHGSGIAMASLSGEKIADLALGKIKQADLPAAVSQPFDRFPFPKLRQAYLQGAYLWYGFRDR; encoded by the coding sequence ATGCCAGGGAAAAACGGCGGTTCGCTTGATATCGGCAGTTATTGGGAAGCTTCGGTCGGGGAGATCTTCGAAGATCCGTCGCTGATGGGCAGCGCCCTGTTCGATGTGGCGGTGATCGGTGCCGGATATGCGGGGCTGAGTGCCGCGCTCAGACTGGCGGAAGCAGGCGCTTCGGTCTGCGTGCTCGATGCCAAGCGGGTCGGCTGGGGGGCGTCCGGGCGCAACGGTGGGTTCTGCTGCTTCGGCGGCTCGAAGCTTTCCGAAGGCGATCTGATCAAGCGCTACGGCCTTGCGGAAGCCCGGAAATTCGTCCTCTACCAGATCGAGGCCATGGAAAAGGTCGCAAAGCGGCTGGATGCCTGGAAGCTGGACGTCGACCGGCATTCCAAGGGCGAGATGATGCTGGCCCACCGACCTTCGGAGCTGCAGGCCTTCGAGGAGGAAGCGGCCTTTCTCAAAAAATATTTCGGCTATCAGCCGAAACTCTATTCCAGGGCCGAATTGGCCGAACGGGGCATTGCCGGTCCCGAATTTCATGGCGGGCTACATGTGCCGTTCGGGTTTGCGCTGAACCCGATGAAATACGTACAGGGCCTCGCGACCAAGGTGCGGGAGAAAGGCGGGCGGGTCTTTTCGCGATCCCCGGTGGAGGCCATCGAGCGTGACGGGAACCGCTGGTTTCTCGCTCTGCCGGACGGATCGGTTATCGCCCGGAAAGTGATCCTCGCCGGCAACGGCTATGCCCGTGAAGACGTGCCGAACTGGCTTTTCGGCAGGACGCTGCCGGCGATGTCGAGCGTCATGGTGACCCGGCCGCTCACCGAAGACGAGCTTGCGGCACAAGGCTGGACTTCGGATCTGATGGCCGCCGATACGCGCACCCTGTTACATTATTTCCGGCTGCTGCCGGACCGGCGGTTCCTGTTCGGGACCCGCGGCGGGATCTTCGAAACCGAGCAGGCGCTCAGCGCCATGCAGCGCCGGGGGCGGGCGGATTTCGATCGCATGTTCCCCGAATGGCGCCATGTGAAGACGGAGTATTCCTGGTACGGCCATGTGTGCCTGACGAGGAATCTGACGCCCTATGTCGGTCCGGTGCCGGGCATGGAGGGCGTCTTCGCCGCGATGGCCTGGCACGGCAGCGGTATCGCCATGGCATCCCTGTCGGGGGAAAAGATCGCAGATCTCGCGCTGGGCAAGATCAAACAGGCCGATCTGCCGGCTGCCGTCTCGCAGCCCTTCGACAGGTTCCCCTTCCCGAAGTTGCGCCAGGCTTATCTGCAGGGCGCCTATCTCTGGTACGGCTTCAGGGACAGGTGA